One stretch of Candidatus Baltobacteraceae bacterium DNA includes these proteins:
- a CDS encoding peroxiredoxin, which translates to MAVAKGRTSTADRTSTLKVGDVAPDFELKATNSDTPWKLSDQRGKNVVIAFFPFSFTPVUSSQLPAYEAAQSRFAAENAQVVGISCDPTPSQKAWAETIGGLSFPLVSDFWPHGDVAKKYGVLRDAGFSERALFIIDKQGVIRYIDVHELREQPDEEVLFEELRKLR; encoded by the coding sequence ATGGCAGTAGCAAAAGGCCGAACATCGACTGCGGATCGCACGTCGACATTGAAGGTCGGGGACGTCGCCCCCGACTTTGAGCTTAAGGCCACCAATAGCGACACACCATGGAAGCTCTCAGATCAACGCGGGAAAAACGTCGTGATCGCGTTCTTTCCGTTTTCATTCACACCGGTTTGAAGCTCGCAGCTCCCGGCATACGAAGCAGCTCAAAGCCGCTTCGCCGCGGAGAATGCCCAAGTTGTGGGCATTTCGTGCGACCCGACACCTTCGCAAAAAGCGTGGGCGGAAACAATCGGTGGACTCTCGTTCCCACTCGTTTCGGATTTCTGGCCGCACGGTGACGTCGCCAAGAAATACGGCGTCCTCCGAGATGCCGGATTTTCCGAACGGGCGCTGTTCATCATCGACAAGCAAGGTGTCATCCGTTACATCGATGTTCACGAGCTTCGCGAACAACCCGACGAAGAAGTGCTCTTCGAGGAGCTTCGTAAACTTCGCTAA
- a CDS encoding ABC transporter substrate-binding protein — translation MRLGIIAVAFAFVLGGVSLRAGDAASEPYVIGAVVCESGPASTLGRPEADSIQLAVDEINKAGGVNGHPLQVTIIDDETSPANAVNGTRRLLDQHVLAIIGTSITQGSLAMVPVAQAAKVPMISLASSASVIEPVSDHAYVFKIPPTDTAVARILQKHMKAAGIEKVGAVYRNDDYGKTGVAHFLEAGKSEGFSVTDSEAIDATATDATTQLTKVRASNPQAVLVWSTLPSVYVVTKGYRQLAMGNLPLYFSDGAADQRFLNQGGVALNGAFIATSRASVASQLPNSDPSKKIALHYVGAFESAYAKDKPANMFGGFGYDAVYWLKQALAKSGPDTAKLRDALEHISYAGVSGVFHTSSQDHNGLAADADVVTKVVDGHFVLIR, via the coding sequence GTGCGACTCGGTATTATCGCTGTTGCTTTTGCGTTCGTTTTGGGGGGCGTTTCGCTACGCGCCGGTGACGCCGCGAGCGAACCGTATGTAATCGGTGCGGTGGTCTGCGAAAGCGGACCGGCATCGACGCTCGGAAGACCCGAGGCTGATAGCATTCAGCTCGCCGTCGACGAGATCAACAAAGCCGGCGGCGTGAACGGTCACCCGCTGCAAGTGACGATCATCGACGACGAGACGTCGCCTGCAAACGCGGTAAACGGGACGCGCAGGCTTCTCGATCAGCATGTGCTCGCAATCATCGGCACGTCGATAACGCAGGGCAGCCTCGCGATGGTGCCGGTAGCGCAGGCGGCAAAAGTGCCCATGATTTCGCTTGCATCGTCGGCGAGCGTCATCGAACCCGTGAGCGACCACGCTTACGTCTTCAAGATTCCCCCCACCGATACGGCCGTTGCGCGCATTCTGCAGAAACACATGAAAGCGGCCGGAATCGAAAAGGTCGGCGCAGTGTATCGTAACGACGACTACGGTAAGACCGGCGTCGCGCATTTCCTGGAGGCCGGCAAATCCGAGGGCTTCTCGGTGACCGATTCGGAAGCGATCGATGCTACGGCAACCGATGCGACGACGCAGCTCACAAAAGTGCGTGCCTCGAATCCGCAAGCGGTCTTGGTGTGGAGCACGCTGCCGTCGGTCTATGTCGTCACCAAGGGTTACCGTCAGCTTGCGATGGGCAACCTGCCGCTCTATTTCTCCGATGGAGCAGCCGATCAGCGCTTCCTCAACCAAGGCGGCGTTGCGCTAAACGGTGCGTTCATCGCCACGTCACGCGCCTCGGTCGCGAGCCAACTCCCCAATTCGGATCCGTCGAAGAAGATCGCGCTGCACTACGTGGGCGCATTCGAGTCGGCGTATGCGAAGGACAAGCCCGCGAACATGTTCGGCGGATTCGGGTACGATGCCGTATATTGGCTCAAGCAAGCTCTGGCGAAATCCGGGCCCGATACGGCAAAGCTGCGTGACGCGCTCGAGCACATCAGCTATGCTGGAGTTTCCGGCGTATTTCACACGTCGTCGCAAGATCACAATGGCCTCGCCGCCGATGCCGACGTCGTTACCAAAGTCGTCGACGGCCACTTCGTCTTGATCAGGTGA
- the thyX gene encoding FAD-dependent thymidylate synthase, whose amino-acid sequence MALKVVLLSHSPDPERAVATAARNCYSPRDVASIDRNWSEDEIKKMVARVRDAGHLSTFEHTMFTFGVSGVSRALTHQLVRHRHMSFEQKSQRYITVKGQFEYITPPSIAARPEIKAKYDKLMGQIAEFYADAIEAETPPEDARFALPNAAETQIVVTANARALLDFFTLRTCNNAQWEIRELAFAMLRLAKKAAPDLFIRAGATCVRGYCNEPNGPECPRYIAVANPVEAKRKAKIDEGGPRRSSKEIVADQQTAATAG is encoded by the coding sequence ATGGCGCTCAAAGTCGTGCTCCTTTCGCACAGTCCCGACCCGGAGCGTGCGGTCGCGACCGCGGCTCGCAACTGCTACAGCCCGCGCGACGTCGCGTCGATCGACCGGAATTGGTCGGAAGACGAGATCAAGAAGATGGTCGCGCGCGTTCGAGACGCGGGGCATCTCTCGACCTTCGAGCACACGATGTTCACGTTCGGCGTCAGCGGCGTTTCGCGCGCGCTCACGCACCAGCTCGTCCGTCACCGGCACATGTCGTTCGAACAGAAGAGCCAGCGCTACATCACGGTCAAAGGGCAATTCGAATACATCACGCCGCCCTCGATTGCTGCGCGTCCCGAGATAAAAGCGAAATACGACAAACTCATGGGACAGATCGCCGAATTTTATGCCGACGCGATCGAAGCTGAGACGCCGCCCGAGGATGCGCGTTTTGCGCTCCCAAATGCTGCGGAGACCCAAATCGTCGTCACGGCAAATGCACGCGCGTTGCTTGATTTCTTCACGTTACGCACGTGCAACAACGCGCAGTGGGAGATACGTGAGCTGGCGTTTGCGATGTTGCGTTTGGCGAAGAAGGCTGCGCCCGATCTTTTTATTCGTGCAGGAGCAACGTGCGTTCGCGGCTACTGCAACGAGCCGAACGGCCCGGAGTGCCCGCGCTACATAGCGGTTGCGAATCCCGTCGAGGCCAAGCGAAAGGCAAAAATCGACGAGGGCGGTCCGCGCCGCTCGAGCAAGGAAATCGTCGCCGACCAACAGACCGCCGCGACCGCGGGATAG
- a CDS encoding GGDEF domain-containing protein yields the protein MRAARELIAAARDGVPHVFGALDRALRALCDDVDAVTAWELDADRFRCVFASGLRYAHFNGATLSAVAARSPLATAKAGGIALFVDGETQPLHPGDRIAVAVPLENLPFVLYVAFAEHPPKATFAEFLDICSIAAPALAIARERAEDRSRATYDGLTGLLTPRAFRTLLVQSLREAPRLRIVPRLALLFLDTDHFKEWNDRFGHAAGDELLRRLAAMLRGHASGPEDLVARNGGDEFCLVWYDCEKSRAVMRADELRLAIGQEFSGETVAITASIGVAAFPLDAQTAESLLEAADKAMYEAKRAGRNRVSYA from the coding sequence GTGCGGGCTGCTCGCGAGCTGATCGCCGCTGCGCGCGATGGCGTTCCGCATGTATTCGGGGCGCTCGATCGTGCCCTGCGCGCGCTGTGCGACGACGTCGATGCCGTGACGGCATGGGAGCTCGATGCCGACCGCTTTCGGTGCGTGTTCGCAAGCGGCTTGCGCTACGCGCACTTCAATGGGGCGACGCTCTCCGCGGTTGCCGCGCGATCTCCGCTCGCGACCGCGAAGGCCGGCGGAATTGCGCTCTTCGTCGATGGCGAGACGCAACCGCTCCACCCGGGCGACCGCATCGCAGTTGCAGTCCCTCTCGAGAATCTACCTTTCGTGCTGTACGTCGCGTTCGCCGAACACCCGCCGAAAGCGACGTTCGCAGAATTCCTCGACATTTGCTCGATTGCCGCGCCCGCACTTGCGATCGCGCGCGAGCGGGCGGAAGATCGAAGCCGCGCGACCTACGATGGTCTCACCGGGCTTCTTACGCCGCGCGCATTTCGCACGCTCCTCGTTCAGAGTTTGCGGGAAGCGCCGAGGTTGCGAATCGTTCCGCGTTTGGCGCTGCTATTTTTGGACACCGATCACTTCAAAGAGTGGAACGATCGCTTTGGTCACGCCGCGGGTGATGAGCTCTTGCGGCGGCTCGCGGCGATGCTGCGCGGTCACGCATCCGGTCCGGAAGATCTCGTGGCACGAAACGGCGGCGACGAATTCTGTCTCGTTTGGTACGACTGTGAGAAATCACGCGCCGTCATGCGCGCAGACGAGCTTCGACTTGCGATCGGGCAAGAGTTCTCGGGCGAGACGGTTGCGATAACCGCAAGCATCGGCGTGGCAGCCTTCCCGCTCGACGCGCAGACCGCAGAGAGCCTGCTCGAAGCCGCCGACAAGGCAATGTACGAAGCCAAGCGGGCCGGACGAAACCGGGTCTCCTACGCGTGA
- a CDS encoding indolepyruvate ferredoxin oxidoreductase family protein: MISPPRTHVRRSLDDRYTLESGTLYLSGVQALIRLPIDQHRRDVASGLNTRTFVTGYPGSPLGGYDISLRAAGAIVGESGIMHVPAQSEELGVTALMGTQMLDDHPSRDGIEGVVGIWYGKGPGVDRSGDAFKHANFAGTSRLGAVVVLGGEDPESKSSTLPFQEDYAFMSAGIPIVYPSSVAEFLEYGLHAIALSRYSGCWIAMKLIGQLCDGGETFAITPDFPKIVIPELTIGGESFRKYTDFRFFPGLNIDPERRLYRERHLAVRAYARANKLDRIHMRTANDRIGLLSAGKSFSDLRQALLDLGFDDDALRAAGIRLGRLGVIYPADEDFLREFADGLDDVIVVEEKRGVVEAALKAALCNVERRVRVVGKDDEHGAPLFPVEGGMDADTIARILAPRLGKRAETLTAIGNRTYKELPKRTPNYCSGCPHNTSTVLLEDQIAWGSPGCHSFASIIEQPQRHIEAMTQLGGEGIPWIGLAPYTSRTHMVQNVGDGSLFHSSYMNIRFALAADVNITFKILFNGAVANTGAQAPVGAKTVEELVQLLALEGVRRIVVLTQTPETYRRAQFPAVAQVCDVDELEAASRELQETPGVTVLIYDGTCANERRRRQKRGKAAARTRFVVVNEDVCENCGDCGSLTNCMSLGKVETEFGIKTQIHQSSCNQDQSCIKAECPSFVTVEAEPGTGIHKPKAQPIDVALPEPNYPRTLRRPYHIYAPGVGGTGVLTLNAILAQAAAFDGKRVLSYDQTGAAQKWGAVLSSLIIAEPEHDLAANKIGAGKADLYLALDLLAAADPVNLDRCDPENTLAVINTSLLPSGEMIRDVHFSVTPLLLIEAIRAVTRKDSDVRLAARAIAEGAFGDHMMTNLVTLGAAYQAGLIPVTAASIEDAIRLNGVAVENNLLAFNYGRLAVYDSSALFAHIGAQQPLADRLAGRRDMDGSLKLLQRCERLGEQAQRLLRTRIPDLCAYQSPAYAARYVDTILRVAENERAVSGKDGPLTIAVIRSLHKLMAYKDEYEVARLYVDGAFAARSRALFTSPRKMWYNLHPPILRSLGLKRKIRIGSWFTPVLRMMASAKALRGTPWDVFGYAKVRRVERELIVWYEEIVADVLARLSTSNLAASQEVLEIPDSIRGYEEVKLGNVARAQLKARELLAKLT; encoded by the coding sequence GTGATCTCACCACCGCGTACACACGTACGCCGTTCGCTCGACGATCGTTATACGCTCGAATCAGGGACGCTGTATTTGAGCGGAGTTCAAGCGTTGATTCGCTTGCCGATCGATCAGCACAGGCGTGACGTTGCGAGCGGTTTGAACACGCGCACGTTCGTGACGGGATATCCGGGCTCGCCGCTCGGCGGCTACGATATCTCGTTGCGCGCGGCGGGTGCAATCGTCGGCGAGAGCGGGATCATGCATGTCCCCGCGCAGAGCGAAGAGCTCGGCGTTACGGCGCTCATGGGAACGCAAATGCTCGACGACCATCCTTCGCGCGACGGTATCGAGGGCGTCGTCGGCATTTGGTACGGAAAAGGTCCGGGGGTCGATCGCTCCGGCGACGCATTCAAGCACGCCAACTTCGCGGGGACGAGCCGGCTCGGCGCGGTCGTCGTGCTCGGCGGTGAAGATCCCGAAAGCAAGAGCTCGACGCTCCCATTCCAGGAAGACTACGCGTTTATGAGCGCCGGGATACCGATCGTGTATCCGTCCTCGGTCGCCGAGTTCTTGGAGTACGGTTTGCACGCGATCGCGCTCTCCCGCTATTCGGGATGCTGGATCGCGATGAAGCTGATCGGGCAGCTGTGTGACGGCGGCGAGACGTTCGCCATCACACCCGACTTTCCGAAGATCGTCATTCCCGAGCTGACGATCGGCGGCGAGTCGTTCCGCAAGTACACGGATTTTCGCTTCTTCCCGGGGCTCAACATCGATCCCGAACGGCGTTTATATCGCGAACGGCATCTCGCCGTACGCGCCTACGCGCGCGCAAATAAGCTCGATCGTATCCACATGCGCACGGCGAACGACCGGATCGGATTGCTGTCGGCAGGGAAGAGCTTTTCGGATCTGCGTCAAGCCTTGCTCGATCTCGGATTTGACGACGACGCACTGCGGGCAGCCGGGATCCGTCTCGGACGGCTGGGCGTCATCTATCCCGCCGATGAGGATTTCTTGCGCGAATTCGCGGACGGACTCGACGACGTCATCGTCGTTGAAGAAAAGCGCGGCGTCGTTGAAGCCGCGCTCAAGGCTGCGCTCTGCAATGTCGAGCGCCGGGTTCGCGTCGTCGGCAAAGACGACGAACACGGCGCGCCGCTGTTTCCGGTCGAGGGCGGCATGGATGCCGACACGATCGCGCGCATCCTCGCGCCGCGGCTCGGGAAACGTGCCGAGACGCTGACCGCGATCGGCAACCGTACCTATAAAGAGCTACCGAAGCGCACACCCAATTATTGCTCGGGTTGTCCGCATAATACGTCGACGGTCTTACTCGAAGATCAGATTGCGTGGGGAAGCCCCGGTTGTCACTCGTTCGCATCGATCATCGAGCAGCCGCAGCGGCATATCGAAGCGATGACGCAGCTCGGCGGCGAGGGAATTCCGTGGATTGGGCTTGCGCCCTATACGTCGCGCACGCACATGGTGCAAAATGTCGGCGACGGCTCGCTCTTCCACTCCTCGTACATGAACATTCGTTTCGCGCTCGCCGCGGACGTAAATATTACGTTCAAGATTCTGTTCAACGGTGCGGTCGCGAATACGGGCGCACAAGCGCCGGTCGGTGCCAAGACCGTCGAAGAGTTGGTGCAGCTGCTTGCGCTCGAGGGCGTGCGCAGAATCGTCGTGCTGACTCAGACGCCTGAAACCTATCGTCGCGCGCAGTTTCCGGCCGTCGCGCAAGTTTGCGACGTTGACGAACTCGAGGCGGCTTCGCGCGAGCTACAGGAGACGCCCGGCGTTACCGTACTCATCTACGATGGGACGTGCGCGAACGAGCGGCGCCGGCGTCAGAAGCGCGGAAAAGCCGCGGCGCGGACGCGTTTTGTCGTCGTCAACGAGGATGTTTGCGAGAATTGCGGTGATTGCGGCTCGCTGACGAATTGCATGTCGCTCGGAAAAGTCGAGACGGAGTTCGGTATCAAGACACAGATTCACCAATCGTCGTGCAATCAAGATCAGAGCTGTATCAAGGCGGAATGTCCGTCGTTCGTTACCGTCGAGGCTGAGCCCGGTACCGGAATTCACAAACCGAAAGCGCAACCGATCGACGTCGCGTTGCCCGAACCAAACTACCCGCGCACGCTGCGCCGCCCGTATCATATCTATGCTCCCGGTGTCGGCGGCACGGGCGTACTGACGCTGAATGCGATTCTCGCGCAGGCTGCGGCGTTCGACGGGAAGCGCGTGTTGAGTTACGATCAGACCGGCGCCGCACAAAAATGGGGCGCTGTGCTCTCGAGCTTGATCATCGCCGAGCCCGAGCACGACCTCGCCGCCAACAAGATCGGTGCGGGTAAAGCCGATCTATATCTGGCGCTCGATCTCCTTGCCGCAGCGGATCCGGTCAATCTTGACCGGTGCGATCCGGAAAACACGTTGGCGGTCATCAATACGTCGCTGCTGCCGAGCGGTGAGATGATTCGCGACGTCCACTTCTCTGTTACGCCGCTGTTGCTGATCGAAGCAATTCGCGCGGTCACGCGCAAAGATTCCGACGTCCGCTTGGCGGCACGCGCAATCGCCGAAGGTGCATTCGGCGATCACATGATGACGAATCTGGTCACACTCGGTGCGGCTTATCAGGCGGGTCTCATTCCGGTTACGGCGGCCAGTATCGAAGACGCGATCCGTCTCAACGGGGTCGCGGTAGAGAACAACCTGCTGGCTTTCAACTACGGGCGCCTCGCGGTCTACGATTCGTCCGCGCTGTTCGCGCATATCGGCGCGCAGCAACCGCTGGCGGATCGTTTGGCGGGCCGGCGGGACATGGATGGCTCGCTCAAACTGCTCCAGCGCTGCGAACGTCTCGGCGAGCAAGCGCAGCGGCTGCTCCGCACGCGCATTCCTGACCTTTGCGCTTACCAGAGTCCTGCGTATGCGGCACGTTACGTCGATACGATCCTGCGCGTCGCCGAGAACGAGCGCGCAGTCAGCGGCAAAGACGGACCGCTTACCATCGCCGTCATTCGTTCGCTTCATAAGCTGATGGCCTATAAAGATGAGTATGAGGTGGCGCGCCTCTACGTCGACGGCGCCTTCGCGGCACGGTCGCGCGCGCTGTTCACGTCACCGCGAAAGATGTGGTACAATCTCCATCCGCCGATTCTTCGGAGCCTCGGCCTCAAGCGCAAGATTCGGATCGGATCGTGGTTCACGCCCGTGTTGCGCATGATGGCGAGCGCAAAAGCACTGCGCGGAACACCCTGGGATGTTTTCGGCTACGCCAAAGTGCGGCGCGTCGAGCGTGAGCTGATCGTGTGGTACGAGGAGATCGTCGCGGACGTGCTCGCGCGCCTATCGACGTCGAACCTCGCAGCGTCGCAAGAGGTTCTCGAGATTCCGGATTCGATTCGCGGATACGAAGAAGTGAAGCTGGGCAACGTCGCGCGTGCGCAGCTCAAAGCACGGGAGCTTCTCGCCAAGCTAACCTAA
- a CDS encoding M48 family metalloprotease codes for MCVAIAACGIAAHAQAVLNAPLETLFDAQRQHLAEALNARKPPLFFGSAFLEIGALLWMWRSGRAAALRDALRRNLRNVHLLRLTYVWSLAMIAQIAALPAAIVAYRLVAEAGLTQQSPAEWLGQSLSGAVVNAALAAIIFSFMLMLASRTRFWYVFGAVFMVVFVLVAAFAEPVVFAPWIHHQQALPSSALSAQLYATEQRQGVHVPIIVEESATGTGADAARVAGLGSTQEIVISDATLQTATPGELEYLIARFSAHVAAHDNLKLDLYVSLWLIVAAVISVTLADRVGFRRDDDPLSRLALLGTFLGLAILLLLPVQAAYSRRLEARADHTALAATADPASAVRLMVRFANVDLLQVCPSPIIRRYFLSYPPIGSRIAAIRGGGDPCH; via the coding sequence TTGTGCGTCGCGATTGCCGCGTGCGGCATCGCGGCGCACGCGCAAGCCGTCCTGAACGCGCCGCTCGAAACGCTCTTCGACGCGCAGCGCCAGCATTTGGCGGAAGCGCTCAACGCGCGTAAGCCGCCCTTGTTTTTCGGTTCCGCTTTCCTCGAGATCGGCGCGCTGCTCTGGATGTGGCGTTCGGGACGTGCCGCCGCCTTACGCGACGCGCTTCGGCGTAATCTGCGCAACGTGCACCTCTTGCGGCTGACGTACGTCTGGTCGCTTGCGATGATCGCGCAGATTGCCGCGCTGCCGGCGGCGATCGTTGCGTACCGGCTCGTCGCCGAGGCAGGGCTGACGCAGCAATCACCGGCCGAGTGGCTTGGCCAATCGCTCTCAGGGGCTGTCGTGAACGCAGCGCTGGCCGCGATCATCTTTTCGTTCATGTTGATGCTCGCGTCGCGCACGCGCTTTTGGTACGTCTTTGGCGCCGTGTTCATGGTTGTATTCGTGCTGGTCGCAGCCTTTGCCGAACCGGTCGTCTTTGCGCCGTGGATCCATCATCAGCAAGCGCTCCCCAGCTCGGCGCTGAGCGCGCAGCTCTACGCGACCGAGCAGCGTCAAGGCGTTCACGTCCCCATCATCGTCGAGGAGAGCGCAACGGGCACGGGCGCTGACGCCGCGCGCGTCGCGGGTCTCGGCTCGACACAGGAGATCGTCATCAGCGATGCCACGCTACAAACCGCAACGCCGGGAGAACTCGAGTATCTCATCGCGCGTTTCAGCGCGCACGTCGCCGCGCACGACAATCTCAAGCTGGATTTGTACGTCTCACTGTGGTTGATCGTAGCCGCGGTCATATCCGTGACGCTTGCCGACCGCGTCGGATTCCGCCGTGACGACGATCCGCTTTCGCGTCTTGCGCTCCTCGGCACGTTTCTGGGGCTTGCGATCCTGCTGCTGCTGCCGGTTCAAGCGGCCTATTCGCGACGTTTGGAAGCGCGCGCCGATCATACCGCGCTCGCGGCGACGGCCGACCCCGCCTCGGCGGTGCGGCTGATGGTGCGGTTCGCGAACGTCGACTTGCTCCAAGTCTGCCCCTCACCGATCATCCGGCGATACTTTCTTTCGTATCCGCCGATCGGGTCACGCATTGCGGCGATCCGTGGAGGAGGCGATCCCTGTCATTAA
- a CDS encoding SpoIIE family protein phosphatase, which produces MTRGDADALSNIVVEADPNLVFIADARGRIVRVNSRWADYTGVTIDEITADRGTPLDIVHPDDLDRTWSKWKRSVETGEQYEITYRLRSASDGVYRWFLARALPYVDNGNTIGWYGVATDVDDQIRNLEASRFLSESATALTSSFDRRRILETFMRVAKSRFADGCIITLLDETRQFQRVGVAHRDPAIEARAHEKSRRVPVLPQSVAARVYNTKKSLLIRDLRDPEHEGWINAEGVHVPEIFEPTYSILAVPLLIADHVRGTIAFVSSRPGSPFDERHLDVAEAVARQAATAIEHSSIFARERATTERFRYLAHATDQLFAPGELRTNLDTLVKSLVGYWADWSILYRIDDEGAVRAQSVSYCDPATSFVEELRGQRLFHPAAERHFLEIVAKHRSRLRTDVTVESVKDILQPFLRPIVEQMKIQSLLVIPLYTTEFDFGAIAVYMGRRNYDESDRELFEELGRRISLAIEHDHSVGRERRLTQTLQELALPAQLPTIPGLLLSSAYATATTSEAPIGGDWYDAFALPSGRIVFSIGDVTGSGLQASAIMGKLRQAINAIALFEDDPARILDATEYVVLQRYPDAIATAFIGIFDPETKMLQYANAGHTYPFVRFLNGGVEQIVAHGLPVGLRKLIEPSESLTRSLADAALLVLYTDGITEAGHDVEEGERTLQAAVANDAMLYAGSAATLVAASCLPEGPHADDAAVLVVTFPRGTAWQFDADNARSAQHARGEFYARLEAEAGPESDLGAAEIIFGELVGNVVRHAPGAIDVTLEWEGSRALLHVIDRGKGFDYTPPAEIDLLREEGRGLWLIHQFAVFTSIEYLPGYGTHVTVELPVRRKVAAQGETMKTVPAI; this is translated from the coding sequence ATGACGCGGGGAGACGCGGATGCCCTCTCCAACATCGTTGTCGAGGCCGATCCGAATCTGGTGTTTATTGCTGACGCCCGCGGACGTATTGTCCGCGTCAATTCGCGCTGGGCCGACTACACCGGCGTTACGATCGACGAAATAACGGCGGATCGCGGCACCCCGCTCGACATCGTACATCCCGACGATCTGGATCGCACCTGGTCGAAGTGGAAGCGCTCGGTCGAGACCGGCGAGCAGTACGAGATCACATACCGCCTGCGTTCGGCGAGTGACGGCGTTTATCGCTGGTTTCTCGCCCGCGCTCTACCGTACGTCGACAATGGGAACACGATCGGTTGGTACGGCGTCGCGACCGACGTCGACGACCAGATCCGTAATTTGGAAGCCTCGCGTTTTCTTTCAGAATCGGCGACGGCGCTGACGTCGTCGTTCGACCGCCGCCGTATCCTCGAAACCTTCATGCGTGTCGCGAAGAGCCGGTTTGCGGACGGCTGCATCATCACATTGCTGGATGAGACCCGTCAGTTCCAGCGCGTCGGAGTCGCGCACCGCGATCCGGCGATCGAGGCACGTGCGCACGAGAAATCCCGCAGAGTTCCGGTCTTACCGCAGAGCGTTGCGGCGCGCGTCTACAACACGAAGAAATCACTTTTGATCCGAGACCTGCGCGATCCCGAGCACGAGGGGTGGATCAACGCGGAAGGCGTTCACGTTCCCGAAATCTTTGAGCCGACGTACTCGATTCTTGCGGTGCCCCTCTTGATCGCCGATCACGTGCGCGGCACGATCGCATTCGTCTCGTCGCGGCCCGGCTCGCCGTTCGACGAGCGCCATCTCGACGTCGCCGAAGCGGTCGCGCGTCAAGCCGCAACGGCGATCGAGCATTCGTCCATCTTCGCGCGCGAGCGTGCAACCACGGAACGGTTCCGTTATCTCGCGCACGCGACCGATCAACTCTTCGCTCCGGGCGAGCTGCGTACCAATCTCGATACGCTCGTGAAGAGCCTGGTCGGGTATTGGGCCGATTGGTCGATTCTCTACCGGATTGATGACGAGGGCGCGGTGCGCGCGCAATCGGTCTCGTACTGCGATCCGGCGACCTCGTTCGTCGAAGAGCTGCGCGGACAGCGCTTGTTCCACCCGGCCGCGGAACGCCACTTCCTCGAGATCGTCGCCAAGCATCGCTCGCGGCTTCGAACCGACGTCACGGTCGAATCCGTCAAGGACATTCTGCAGCCGTTCTTGCGTCCAATCGTCGAGCAGATGAAAATTCAATCGCTGCTCGTCATTCCACTCTACACGACGGAATTTGACTTCGGTGCGATCGCCGTGTATATGGGACGCCGTAACTACGACGAGTCGGACCGTGAGCTGTTCGAAGAGCTCGGGCGCCGCATCTCGCTTGCGATCGAGCACGATCACAGCGTAGGGCGCGAGCGACGTTTGACGCAAACGTTGCAAGAATTAGCGCTTCCCGCGCAGCTGCCGACGATTCCGGGCCTACTCCTGAGCAGTGCCTATGCAACAGCGACGACAAGCGAAGCGCCGATCGGTGGTGATTGGTACGATGCGTTTGCGCTTCCCAGCGGCCGCATCGTCTTCAGCATCGGTGACGTGACCGGAAGCGGCTTGCAAGCCTCTGCAATCATGGGAAAGCTTCGTCAGGCTATCAATGCGATTGCGCTTTTCGAAGATGACCCCGCGCGCATTCTCGATGCGACCGAGTACGTTGTTTTGCAGCGGTACCCGGACGCAATTGCAACCGCGTTCATCGGCATCTTCGATCCGGAAACGAAAATGCTGCAGTATGCAAACGCAGGACACACGTACCCGTTCGTGCGTTTTTTGAACGGTGGCGTCGAGCAGATCGTCGCGCACGGATTGCCGGTCGGATTGCGCAAGCTGATCGAACCATCTGAATCCTTGACGCGCTCACTCGCAGACGCAGCGCTGTTGGTCCTCTATACGGACGGCATCACCGAAGCCGGCCATGACGTCGAAGAGGGCGAGCGCACGTTACAGGCTGCGGTCGCAAACGACGCCATGTTGTACGCAGGCAGCGCGGCGACGCTGGTCGCGGCGAGCTGTTTGCCCGAGGGTCCGCACGCCGACGATGCGGCCGTTCTGGTTGTGACCTTCCCGCGCGGGACCGCATGGCAGTTCGACGCCGATAACGCAAGATCGGCGCAGCACGCGCGCGGCGAGTTCTATGCGCGGCTGGAGGCAGAAGCAGGGCCGGAAAGCGATCTCGGTGCGGCCGAAATTATTTTCGGAGAGCTGGTTGGAAACGTCGTCCGTCACGCACCCGGCGCAATCGACGTTACGCTGGAATGGGAAGGCTCACGTGCGCTCCTTCACGTGATCGATCGCGGCAAGGGATTCGACTATACGCCGCCGGCGGAGATCGACTTGTTACGCGAAGAGGGACGCGGTTTGTGGCTGATCCATCAATTCGCGGTCTTTACGTCGATCGAATATCTGCCGGGTTACGGAACGCACGTCACGGTCGAGCTTCCGGTGCGCCGCAAAGTTGCGGCTCAGGGCGAAACGATGAAAACGGTTCCGGCGATCTGA